From the genome of Perca fluviatilis chromosome 1, GENO_Pfluv_1.0, whole genome shotgun sequence, one region includes:
- the si:dkey-92j12.5 gene encoding multiple PDZ domain protein isoform X1, with translation MEIMDTQRALEAVERLQAKLKERGEAPTQEKLSLLKTVLQSPLFHHILSLQQAQRKPPAKGKISKSVSMNCGPCQGMGLDLKTLSHSDSYTWAMEGRRPSNARSIHRDGSISSLGSQDLSFVDIYTDNCIQTESQYCTPPRISRTMSMGRNLSAIAHERRHVEMIELANDGKGLGFGIIGGRSTGVMVKTILPGGAAGRDKRLRSGDQILRIGDTDLAGMNSEQVAQVLRNAGTKVKLLIARDITKDKYLSSPVLSQDSLDGKLNDLNDDYEFSVQFTKNSRGLGFTISSYIGDLNSVYSAGVIVKSIVKGSTVDQDGRINIGDIILSVDGVSLQGCSEQRAMEVLRRTSPLVRLRLLRKAVRLSHILPPVPPLQPLRHSHSFHEGNPYRLGLNKIQETGICSLREISRRAAYANGRPRHNSRNGVKLTPAEEEDLRKRWQHAVGQRFEVIVCQVERFNETSGLGISLEARAGHHYLCSVLPEGPVGQSGKIFNGDQILEVNGIPLIGETHKEVVNILKELPMRVCLVCSHIVPPAIPNSDEEDDDDVHLTLKELLAEFNDKLDQGCAVPCPTAEDITKRGVPPMSPPLAMWEREAHVVELEKGESGLGFSILDYQDPEDATKTVLVIRSLVPGGVADQDGRLLPGDRLMFVNESDLEGSSLDYAVHVLKSTGYGPVRIGVAKPLPLELCGGLTPISERSLRVSCDDPESHSQISQLAEANTNTCNSEGNRITQPCYTTTENRLRHRFGIMEDEDRQKAPLPPPRTSFERTITVVRGNRGLGMSVSAIKDGTGMLVRSVVQGGSVSQDGRLVVGDAILAINGEPTSNLTNARARATLRRHSVIGPEMSITYVPAHQVDEYRTHLCLPPLASMAAGTSSSPTPPTPSPEPAVAQARSPGPVRAAAPTSVSSTLKPSASVKFQAAASDPAEVRASAPSKAPFKGPAVVHTITPAPDSSWQIPKSQPHNKKEEGKEDGEIVKEKKHKSSAGGKVPHLEVEIKVDGKEEGEEELYSHATVSWDQPRSVRLTRAPGQSLGISIMGGRGMGRRLSSGEMMRGVFIKHISPDSPAAHNGTLRTGDRILEVCGVNLRDASHEQAVEAIRRAGDSVVFLVQSEQHRSQSPMLTNHERLTLQSNSHSSKVPSPTSDRTNRRSPITVATPITMAAEDEGDTGRKKMLQRYGSLSGKLHMIELEKDPEAQGLGISLSGNKDGSRARMSVHVADIDPQGPAGLDGRIRVGDELLEINGQILYGRSHQNASAIINNTPSKVKIILIRNKAALGQTAHGSTTECKDTGTDSQIDSAQRGGLSTDIQHITLPQDHVGLGLCLAEGESKEGVVVRSLIQHGTASKDGRIKVGDIIIAVGDVPVAGLSVYKVSSLILKHRVTVKLSIRPSKSLSSSSSLPLPTSFSYPCSLSPASLPVSFSSSLNAMQTSPTGQCDWLGSAPTTTDPLYCPVVAGRETTIEFCKGNVGLGLSIVGGCDTLLGAVIIHEVNDGGAAQRDGRLQAGDQILEVNGIDLRQATHDEAIGVLRLTTQRVRLCVFRHQEAYREEDLWDVFSLELRPRPGEGLGLTTVGKTNDTGVFVSDIIRGGVADSDGRLLLGDQILSINGEDVRAAPQEHAHTLLQSCSGAVHLEVARFKAGLQYSQQNQEYFKLCFIQSEDSDCSTLTPSSGCDTSFGHQRETDNKTGSYSFQDYPDSRKVIIEKGPCDSLGISVAGGVGSPHDNVPLFIATMDTNGLAAKTQQLQTGDRILSINDVSMEGMTHVQAGVLLKNAPGTVSLQVAVGSDGCSTKDHNDMHARTTSQSSSLPRFHNNLSARTYKTITLERGSSGLGFSIVGGFSSPHGDLPIYIKTVFNKGAAIEDGRLKRGDQIIAVNGHCLEGVTHAEAVDILKKTKGTVVLTVLS, from the exons GGGAAGATTTCCAAATCAGTGTCCATGAACTGTGGCCCCTGCCAGGGCATGGGGCTGGACCTGAAGACGCTGAGCCACAGTGACTCTTACACATGGGCCATGGAGGGCCGAAGGCCCAGCAATGCCAGATCCATCCACAGGGATGGCAGCATCTCTTCTCTTGGCTCACAGGATCTGTCCTTCGTAGATATCTACACAGACAACTGCATTCAAACTGAATCCCAA tacTGCACTCCCCCTCGAATCTCCCGCACCATGTCGATGGGGAGAAACCTGTCTGCTATTGCTCATGAG AGGCGCCATGTGGAGATGATAGAGCTGGCCAATGATGGGAAAGGGCTTGGTTTTGGCATCATAGGAGGGCGAAGCACAGGAGTCATGGTCAAGACCATCCTTCCTGGTGGAGCTGCTGGACGG GATAAGCGCCTGCGTAGCGGAGATCAAATCCTGCGCATCGGAGATACAGATCTGGCGGGTATGAACAGCGAACAGGTGGCACAG GTACTGCGAAATGCTGGTACCAAGGTGAAACTGCTCATCGCCAGGGACATAACCAAGGACAAGTACCTTTCCTCTCCTGTCCTCAGCCAGGACAGCTTGGATGgcaag CTCAATGACTTGAATGATGACTATGAGTTCAGTGTGCAGTTCACTAAGAACAGTCGGGGCCTGGGTTTCACCATTTCTAGCTACATAGGTGACCTAAACTCAG TCTACAGCGCTGGTGTGATAGTGAAGAGCATAGTGAAAGGCAGCACTGTCGATCAAGATGGACGCATCAACATTGGAGACATCATCCTATCG GTGGACGGGGTGAGTCTGCAGGGCTGCAGTGAGCAGCGTGCCATGGAGGTGCTGAGGAGGACGAGTCCCCTGGTCAGACTGAGGTTGCTGAGGAAGGCTGTACGTCTGAGTCACATCCTGCCCCCAGTTCCTCCCCTGCAGCCCCTCCGACACTCCCACAGCTTCCACGAGGGCAATCCCTACAGACTGGGCCTCAACAAGATTCAAGAGACAG GAATCTGCTCGCTGCGTGAAATCTCCCGTCGAGCAGCATATGCCAATGGACGACCCCGACACAATTCCAGAAATG GTGTGAAACTGACACCAGCTGAGGAAGAAGACCTGAGGAAGAGGTGGCAACATGCAGTTGGACAGCGATTTGAAGTTATT GTGTGTCAGGTGGAGCGTTTCAATGAGACAAGTGGCCTCGGCATCAGTCTGGAGGCTCGGGCGGGCCATCACTACCTGTGCTCCGTCTTACCTGAGGGGCCAGTTGGCCAAAGCGGCAAGATCTTCAATGGAGACCAGATATTGGAG GTGAATGGGATCCCTCTCATTGGAGAGACACATAAGGAGGTGGTCAATATTCTAAAGGAGCTGCCGATGCGTGTTTGCCTGGTGTGCTCTCACATTGTACCCCCTGCAATTCCGAACAGTGATGAGGAAGATGACGATGATGTTCATCTCACCCTGAAAGAGCTGCtggctgagttcaatgacaag TTGGACCAGGGTTGTGCTGTTCCCTGTCCTACAGCTGAGGACATCACCAAGCGTGGCGTGCCCCCCATGTCACCTCCTCTGGCCATGTGGGAGAGAGAGGCTCATGTGGTCGAGCTGGAGAAAGGCGAGTCGGGACTGGGCTTCAGTATCCTGGACTACCAG GATCCAGAAGATGCCACTAAAACAGTTCTGGTAATCCGGTCCTTGGTGCCTGGAGGTGTAGCAGATCAAGATGGTCGCCTCCTGCCTGGTGACCGACTCATGTTCGTTAATGAAAGTGACTTGGAAGGCTCCAGCCTGGATTATGCCGTGCACGTCCTGAAGTCCACCGGCTATGGCCCTGTCCGCATTGGAGTTGCCAAACCACTGCCT ctGGAACTGTGTGGTGGATTAACACCCATCTCAGAGAGGAGCCTTCGGGTTTCCTGTGATGACCCTGAAAGCCACTCTCAGATCAGCCAGCTAGCAGAGGCTAACACCAACACTTGCAACTCTGAGGGCAACCGCATCACCCAGCCGTGCTACACTACAACG GAAAACCGGCTACGTCATCGTTTCGGCATCATGGAAGACGAAGATAGGCAGAAAGCGCCGCTTCCACCGCCCCGCACCAGCTTTGAGAGGACAATCACTGTTGTCCGGGGCAACCGTGGCCTTG GGATGTCGGTGAGTGCTATCAAAGACGGCACAGGCATGCTGGTGCGCAGTGTGGTCCAGGGGGGCTCTGTTAGCCAGGATGGCAGGTTGGTGGTCGGGGACGCCATCTTGGCCATCAACGGAGAACCTACCTCCAATCTGACCAACGCCAGGGCCAGAGCCACGCTCCGCAGGCACTCTGTCATAGGGCCAGAGATGAG CATAACCTATGTCCCGGCCCATCAGGTGGACGAGTACCGTACCCATCTGTGTTTACCCCCTCTGGCATCCATGGCAGCAGGCACCTCTTCCTCACCCACCCCACCAACCCCTTCTCCAGAACCTGCTGTGGCCCAGGCAAGATCACCTGGTCCAGTCAGAGCTGCAGCTCCAACTTCAGTTTCATCCACCCTCAAACCCTCTGCTTCAGTCAAATTTCAAGCCGCAGCTTCAGATCCAGCAGAAGTCAGAGCCTCTGCTCCATCCAAAGCTCCATTCAAAGGTCCAGCTGTAGTCCATACCATCACCCCGGCCCCAGACTCAAG TTGGCAGATTCCAAAATCTCAACCTCACAATaagaaggaggaaggaaaagaaGATGGAGAGATTGTGAAGGAGAAAAAGCATAAGAGTAGTGCAGGTGGGAAAGTACCACACCTGGAGGTGGAGATAAAGGTGGACGGtaaagaggagggagaagaggagcTTTATTCTCATGCCACAGTTTCTTGGGATCAACCTAGAAG TGTGCGGCTGACTCGAGCGCCAGGCCAGTCCCTGGGTATCAGCATAATGGGAGGCAGAGGCATGGGCCGGAGACTGAGCAGTGGAGAGATGATGAGGGGAGTCTTCATCAAGCACATCAGCCCCGACAGCCCAGCAGCACATAATGGCACCCTCCGGACTGGAGACAGGATactagag GTGTGTGGTGTGAACCTAAGAGATGCCAGCCATGAGCAGGCAGTGGAGGCCATCCGCAGGGCTGGAGACTCTGTGGTCTTCCTGGTGCAGTCTGAACAGCACAGATCTCAG TCTCCTATGCTTACCAACCATGAGAGACTAACTCTGCAGTCCAACTCACACAGCAGCAAG GTACCTTCGCCAACATCTGATAGAACGAATAGGAGAAGCCCCATAACTGTCGCAACACCAATCACGATGGCAGCTGAAGATGAGGGCGATACTGGCAGGA AAAAGATGCTTCAGCGTTATGGTAGCCTATCCGGGAAGCTCCATATGATTGAGCTGGAGAAGGACCCTGAGGCTCAAGGCCTGGGAATCAGCCTCTCAGGGAACAAGGATGGTTCCAGGGCCCGCATGAGTGTCCACGTGGCGGATATAGACCCTCAAGGACCTGCTGGTTTAGATGGGAGAATACGGGTTGGAGACGAGCTACTGGAG ATCAATGGTCAGATCTTGTACGGCCGGAGTCACCAAAACGCCTCCGCCATCATCAATAACACTCCATCGAAAGTCAAGATAATTCTCATCAG GAATAAAGCAGCTCTGGGTCAAACAGCACATGGATCCACAACAGAGTGCAAGGACACAGGCACTGACTCCCAGATAGACTCTGCACAGCGTGGAGGATTATCCACAGACATCCAGCACATCACCCTACCTCAG GATCACGTAGGTCTTGGCCTCTGCCTGGCAGAGGGGGAGTCCAAGGAAGGAGTGGTGGTCAGGTCCCTGATCCAGCACGGCACTGCCAGTAAG GATGGCAGGATAAAGGTTGGAGACATAATCATAGCAGTGGGTGATGTACCTGTTGCAGGACTGTCAGTGTAcaag GTGTCCAGTTTGATTCTCAAACATCGGGTCACTGTCAAGCTCTCCATCAGACCCTCCAAgagtctctcttcctcttcttctttaccTCTCCCGACATCCTTTTCCTatccctgctctctctctcctgcttcaCTCCCTGTCTCCTTCTCTTCATCACTCAATGCCATGCAGACCTCTCCCACCGGGCAGTGTGATTGGCTTGGATCAGCTCCCACAACCACTGACCCCCTGTACTGCCCAGTTGTGGCTGGCAGGGAAACAACGATAGAGTTTTGTAAAGGAAATGTAGGCCTGGGCCTCAGCATTGTCGGAGGATGTGACACTCTGCTG GGGGCGGTAATAATCCATGAAGTAAATGATGGAGGAGCAGCACAGAGAGATGGAAGGCTGCAGGCTGGAGACCAGATATTAGAG GTAAATGGTATAGACCTGCGGCAGGCCACTCATGATGAGGCCATTGGCGTGCTGCGGCTCACCACCCAGCGTGTTCGCCTGTGTGTCTTCAGGCACCAGGAGGCCTACAGGGAGGAGGACCTGTGGGACGTCTTCAGCCTGGAGCTGAGGCCTCGCCCTGGAGAGGGGCTGGGGTTAACCACAGTGGGGAAGAC TAATGACACAGGCGTCTTTGTGTCAGATATCATCAGAGGAGGCGTAGCGGATTCAGATGGCAGGTTGTTGCTAGGTGACCAGATTCTGTCAATCAATGGGGAGGATGTCCGTGCAGCACCGCAGGAACATGCACACACGCTTCTACAG AGTTGCAGTGGAGCAGTCCACCTGGAGGTGGCTCGTTTTAAAGCTGGACTGCAATACTCACAGCAGAACCAG GAGTACTTTAAGTTGTGTTTTATCCAGAGTGAAGACTCTGACTGTTCCACCCTGACCCCCTCAAGTGGATGTGATACTTCCTTCGGCCACCAGAGGGAGACAGATAACAAGACTGGGAGCTACT CATTTCAAGACTACCCTGACTCCAGAAAAGTAATAATAGAAAAG GGTCCATGTGACTCCTTGGGCATCAGTGTAGCAGGAGGAGTGGGCAGTCCCCATGACAACGTACCTCTTTTTATTGCTACCATGGATACCAATGGACTTGCTGCCAAAACGCAGCAATTACAG ACAGGAGACCGGATCCTTAGTATCAATGATGTGTCTATGGAGGGAATGACTCATGTCCAAGCTGGAGTCCTGCTGAAGAATGCCCCAGGAACCGTCAGTCTGCAG gtggCAGTGGGTTCTGATGGGTGCAGCACAAAGGACCACAATGATATGCATGCGCGGACGACAAGCCAGTCCAGCAGCCTGCCACGCTTTCACAACAACCTCTC TGCTCGCACGTATAAGACCATCACTCTAGAGAGAGGCTCCTCGGGCCTGGGCTTCAGCATCGTAGGAGGGTTCAGCAGCCCTCACGGAGACCTGCCGATCTACATCAAAACTGTCTTCAACAAG GGGGCGGCCATAGAGGACGGCAGGCTGAAACGTGGCGATCAGATCATTGCCGTGAATGGACATTGTCTGGAGGGCGTGACTCACGCTGAAGCTGTGGACATCCTCAAGAAGACCAAGGGAACTGTAGTCCTAACAGTACTCTCTTGA
- the si:dkey-92j12.5 gene encoding multiple PDZ domain protein isoform X3 — translation MEIMDTQRALEAVERLQAKLKERGEAPTQEKLSLLKTVLQSPLFHHILSLQQAQRKPPAKGKISKSVSMNCGPCQGMGLDLKTLSHSDSYTWAMEGRRPSNARSIHRDGSISSLGSQDLSFVDIYTDNCIQTESQYCTPPRISRTMSMGRNLSAIAHERRHVEMIELANDGKGLGFGIIGGRSTGVMVKTILPGGAAGRDKRLRSGDQILRIGDTDLAGMNSEQVAQVLRNAGTKVKLLIARDITKDKYLSSPVLSQDSLDGKLNDLNDDYEFSVQFTKNSRGLGFTISSYIGDLNSVYSAGVIVKSIVKGSTVDQDGRINIGDIILSVDGVSLQGCSEQRAMEVLRRTSPLVRLRLLRKAVRLSHILPPVPPLQPLRHSHSFHEGNPYRLGLNKIQETGICSLREISRRAAYANGRPRHNSRNGVKLTPAEEEDLRKRWQHAVGQRFEVIVCQVERFNETSGLGISLEARAGHHYLCSVLPEGPVGQSGKIFNGDQILEVNGIPLIGETHKEVVNILKELPMRVCLVCSHIVPPAIPNSDEEDDDDVHLTLKELLAEFNDKLDQGCAVPCPTAEDITKRGVPPMSPPLAMWEREAHVVELEKGESGLGFSILDYQDPEDATKTVLVIRSLVPGGVADQDGRLLPGDRLMFVNESDLEGSSLDYAVHVLKSTGYGPVRIGVAKPLPLELCGGLTPISERSLRVSCDDPESHSQISQLAEANTNTCNSEGNRITQPCYTTTENRLRHRFGIMEDEDRQKAPLPPPRTSFERTITVVRGNRGLGMSVSAIKDGTGMLVRSVVQGGSVSQDGRLVVGDAILAINGEPTSNLTNARARATLRRHSVIGPEMSITYVPAHQVDEYRTHLCLPPLASMAAGTSSSPTPPTPSPEPAVAQARSPGPVRAAAPTSVSSTLKPSASVKFQAAASDPAEVRASAPSKAPFKGPAVVHTITPAPDSSWQIPKSQPHNKKEEGKEDGEIVKEKKHKSSAGGKVPHLEVEIKVDGKEEGEEELYSHATVSWDQPRSVRLTRAPGQSLGISIMGGRGMGRRLSSGEMMRGVFIKHISPDSPAAHNGTLRTGDRILEVCGVNLRDASHEQAVEAIRRAGDSVVFLVQSEQHRSQSPMLTNHERLTLQSNSHSSKVPSPTSDRTNRRSPITVATPITMAAEDEGDTGRKKMLQRYGSLSGKLHMIELEKDPEAQGLGISLSGNKDGSRARMSVHVADIDPQGPAGLDGRIRVGDELLEINGQILYGRSHQNASAIINNTPSKVKIILIRNKAALGQTAHGSTTECKDTGTDSQIDSAQRGGLSTDIQHITLPQDHVGLGLCLAEGESKEGVVVRSLIQHGTASKDGRIKVGDIIIAVGDVPVAGLSVYKVSSLILKHRVTVKLSIRPSKSLSSSSSLPLPTSFSYPCSLSPASLPVSFSSSLNAMQTSPTGQCDWLGSAPTTTDPLYCPVVAGRETTIEFCKGNVGLGLSIVGGCDTLLGAVIIHEVNDGGAAQRDGRLQAGDQILEVNGIDLRQATHDEAIGVLRLTTQRVRLCVFRHQEAYREEDLWDVFSLELRPRPGEGLGLTTVGKTNDTGVFVSDIIRGGVADSDGRLLLGDQILSINGEDVRAAPQEHAHTLLQSCSGAVHLEVARFKAGLQYSQQNQSEDSDCSTLTPSSGCDTSFGHQRETDNKTGSYSFQDYPDSRKVIIEKGPCDSLGISVAGGVGSPHDNVPLFIATMDTNGLAAKTQQLQTGDRILSINDVSMEGMTHVQAGVLLKNAPGTVSLQVAVGSDGCSTKDHNDMHARTTSQSSSLPRFHNNLSARTYKTITLERGSSGLGFSIVGGFSSPHGDLPIYIKTVFNKGAAIEDGRLKRGDQIIAVNGHCLEGVTHAEAVDILKKTKGTVVLTVLS, via the exons GGGAAGATTTCCAAATCAGTGTCCATGAACTGTGGCCCCTGCCAGGGCATGGGGCTGGACCTGAAGACGCTGAGCCACAGTGACTCTTACACATGGGCCATGGAGGGCCGAAGGCCCAGCAATGCCAGATCCATCCACAGGGATGGCAGCATCTCTTCTCTTGGCTCACAGGATCTGTCCTTCGTAGATATCTACACAGACAACTGCATTCAAACTGAATCCCAA tacTGCACTCCCCCTCGAATCTCCCGCACCATGTCGATGGGGAGAAACCTGTCTGCTATTGCTCATGAG AGGCGCCATGTGGAGATGATAGAGCTGGCCAATGATGGGAAAGGGCTTGGTTTTGGCATCATAGGAGGGCGAAGCACAGGAGTCATGGTCAAGACCATCCTTCCTGGTGGAGCTGCTGGACGG GATAAGCGCCTGCGTAGCGGAGATCAAATCCTGCGCATCGGAGATACAGATCTGGCGGGTATGAACAGCGAACAGGTGGCACAG GTACTGCGAAATGCTGGTACCAAGGTGAAACTGCTCATCGCCAGGGACATAACCAAGGACAAGTACCTTTCCTCTCCTGTCCTCAGCCAGGACAGCTTGGATGgcaag CTCAATGACTTGAATGATGACTATGAGTTCAGTGTGCAGTTCACTAAGAACAGTCGGGGCCTGGGTTTCACCATTTCTAGCTACATAGGTGACCTAAACTCAG TCTACAGCGCTGGTGTGATAGTGAAGAGCATAGTGAAAGGCAGCACTGTCGATCAAGATGGACGCATCAACATTGGAGACATCATCCTATCG GTGGACGGGGTGAGTCTGCAGGGCTGCAGTGAGCAGCGTGCCATGGAGGTGCTGAGGAGGACGAGTCCCCTGGTCAGACTGAGGTTGCTGAGGAAGGCTGTACGTCTGAGTCACATCCTGCCCCCAGTTCCTCCCCTGCAGCCCCTCCGACACTCCCACAGCTTCCACGAGGGCAATCCCTACAGACTGGGCCTCAACAAGATTCAAGAGACAG GAATCTGCTCGCTGCGTGAAATCTCCCGTCGAGCAGCATATGCCAATGGACGACCCCGACACAATTCCAGAAATG GTGTGAAACTGACACCAGCTGAGGAAGAAGACCTGAGGAAGAGGTGGCAACATGCAGTTGGACAGCGATTTGAAGTTATT GTGTGTCAGGTGGAGCGTTTCAATGAGACAAGTGGCCTCGGCATCAGTCTGGAGGCTCGGGCGGGCCATCACTACCTGTGCTCCGTCTTACCTGAGGGGCCAGTTGGCCAAAGCGGCAAGATCTTCAATGGAGACCAGATATTGGAG GTGAATGGGATCCCTCTCATTGGAGAGACACATAAGGAGGTGGTCAATATTCTAAAGGAGCTGCCGATGCGTGTTTGCCTGGTGTGCTCTCACATTGTACCCCCTGCAATTCCGAACAGTGATGAGGAAGATGACGATGATGTTCATCTCACCCTGAAAGAGCTGCtggctgagttcaatgacaag TTGGACCAGGGTTGTGCTGTTCCCTGTCCTACAGCTGAGGACATCACCAAGCGTGGCGTGCCCCCCATGTCACCTCCTCTGGCCATGTGGGAGAGAGAGGCTCATGTGGTCGAGCTGGAGAAAGGCGAGTCGGGACTGGGCTTCAGTATCCTGGACTACCAG GATCCAGAAGATGCCACTAAAACAGTTCTGGTAATCCGGTCCTTGGTGCCTGGAGGTGTAGCAGATCAAGATGGTCGCCTCCTGCCTGGTGACCGACTCATGTTCGTTAATGAAAGTGACTTGGAAGGCTCCAGCCTGGATTATGCCGTGCACGTCCTGAAGTCCACCGGCTATGGCCCTGTCCGCATTGGAGTTGCCAAACCACTGCCT ctGGAACTGTGTGGTGGATTAACACCCATCTCAGAGAGGAGCCTTCGGGTTTCCTGTGATGACCCTGAAAGCCACTCTCAGATCAGCCAGCTAGCAGAGGCTAACACCAACACTTGCAACTCTGAGGGCAACCGCATCACCCAGCCGTGCTACACTACAACG GAAAACCGGCTACGTCATCGTTTCGGCATCATGGAAGACGAAGATAGGCAGAAAGCGCCGCTTCCACCGCCCCGCACCAGCTTTGAGAGGACAATCACTGTTGTCCGGGGCAACCGTGGCCTTG GGATGTCGGTGAGTGCTATCAAAGACGGCACAGGCATGCTGGTGCGCAGTGTGGTCCAGGGGGGCTCTGTTAGCCAGGATGGCAGGTTGGTGGTCGGGGACGCCATCTTGGCCATCAACGGAGAACCTACCTCCAATCTGACCAACGCCAGGGCCAGAGCCACGCTCCGCAGGCACTCTGTCATAGGGCCAGAGATGAG CATAACCTATGTCCCGGCCCATCAGGTGGACGAGTACCGTACCCATCTGTGTTTACCCCCTCTGGCATCCATGGCAGCAGGCACCTCTTCCTCACCCACCCCACCAACCCCTTCTCCAGAACCTGCTGTGGCCCAGGCAAGATCACCTGGTCCAGTCAGAGCTGCAGCTCCAACTTCAGTTTCATCCACCCTCAAACCCTCTGCTTCAGTCAAATTTCAAGCCGCAGCTTCAGATCCAGCAGAAGTCAGAGCCTCTGCTCCATCCAAAGCTCCATTCAAAGGTCCAGCTGTAGTCCATACCATCACCCCGGCCCCAGACTCAAG TTGGCAGATTCCAAAATCTCAACCTCACAATaagaaggaggaaggaaaagaaGATGGAGAGATTGTGAAGGAGAAAAAGCATAAGAGTAGTGCAGGTGGGAAAGTACCACACCTGGAGGTGGAGATAAAGGTGGACGGtaaagaggagggagaagaggagcTTTATTCTCATGCCACAGTTTCTTGGGATCAACCTAGAAG TGTGCGGCTGACTCGAGCGCCAGGCCAGTCCCTGGGTATCAGCATAATGGGAGGCAGAGGCATGGGCCGGAGACTGAGCAGTGGAGAGATGATGAGGGGAGTCTTCATCAAGCACATCAGCCCCGACAGCCCAGCAGCACATAATGGCACCCTCCGGACTGGAGACAGGATactagag GTGTGTGGTGTGAACCTAAGAGATGCCAGCCATGAGCAGGCAGTGGAGGCCATCCGCAGGGCTGGAGACTCTGTGGTCTTCCTGGTGCAGTCTGAACAGCACAGATCTCAG TCTCCTATGCTTACCAACCATGAGAGACTAACTCTGCAGTCCAACTCACACAGCAGCAAG GTACCTTCGCCAACATCTGATAGAACGAATAGGAGAAGCCCCATAACTGTCGCAACACCAATCACGATGGCAGCTGAAGATGAGGGCGATACTGGCAGGA AAAAGATGCTTCAGCGTTATGGTAGCCTATCCGGGAAGCTCCATATGATTGAGCTGGAGAAGGACCCTGAGGCTCAAGGCCTGGGAATCAGCCTCTCAGGGAACAAGGATGGTTCCAGGGCCCGCATGAGTGTCCACGTGGCGGATATAGACCCTCAAGGACCTGCTGGTTTAGATGGGAGAATACGGGTTGGAGACGAGCTACTGGAG ATCAATGGTCAGATCTTGTACGGCCGGAGTCACCAAAACGCCTCCGCCATCATCAATAACACTCCATCGAAAGTCAAGATAATTCTCATCAG GAATAAAGCAGCTCTGGGTCAAACAGCACATGGATCCACAACAGAGTGCAAGGACACAGGCACTGACTCCCAGATAGACTCTGCACAGCGTGGAGGATTATCCACAGACATCCAGCACATCACCCTACCTCAG GATCACGTAGGTCTTGGCCTCTGCCTGGCAGAGGGGGAGTCCAAGGAAGGAGTGGTGGTCAGGTCCCTGATCCAGCACGGCACTGCCAGTAAG GATGGCAGGATAAAGGTTGGAGACATAATCATAGCAGTGGGTGATGTACCTGTTGCAGGACTGTCAGTGTAcaag GTGTCCAGTTTGATTCTCAAACATCGGGTCACTGTCAAGCTCTCCATCAGACCCTCCAAgagtctctcttcctcttcttctttaccTCTCCCGACATCCTTTTCCTatccctgctctctctctcctgcttcaCTCCCTGTCTCCTTCTCTTCATCACTCAATGCCATGCAGACCTCTCCCACCGGGCAGTGTGATTGGCTTGGATCAGCTCCCACAACCACTGACCCCCTGTACTGCCCAGTTGTGGCTGGCAGGGAAACAACGATAGAGTTTTGTAAAGGAAATGTAGGCCTGGGCCTCAGCATTGTCGGAGGATGTGACACTCTGCTG GGGGCGGTAATAATCCATGAAGTAAATGATGGAGGAGCAGCACAGAGAGATGGAAGGCTGCAGGCTGGAGACCAGATATTAGAG GTAAATGGTATAGACCTGCGGCAGGCCACTCATGATGAGGCCATTGGCGTGCTGCGGCTCACCACCCAGCGTGTTCGCCTGTGTGTCTTCAGGCACCAGGAGGCCTACAGGGAGGAGGACCTGTGGGACGTCTTCAGCCTGGAGCTGAGGCCTCGCCCTGGAGAGGGGCTGGGGTTAACCACAGTGGGGAAGAC TAATGACACAGGCGTCTTTGTGTCAGATATCATCAGAGGAGGCGTAGCGGATTCAGATGGCAGGTTGTTGCTAGGTGACCAGATTCTGTCAATCAATGGGGAGGATGTCCGTGCAGCACCGCAGGAACATGCACACACGCTTCTACAG AGTTGCAGTGGAGCAGTCCACCTGGAGGTGGCTCGTTTTAAAGCTGGACTGCAATACTCACAGCAGAACCAG AGTGAAGACTCTGACTGTTCCACCCTGACCCCCTCAAGTGGATGTGATACTTCCTTCGGCCACCAGAGGGAGACAGATAACAAGACTGGGAGCTACT CATTTCAAGACTACCCTGACTCCAGAAAAGTAATAATAGAAAAG GGTCCATGTGACTCCTTGGGCATCAGTGTAGCAGGAGGAGTGGGCAGTCCCCATGACAACGTACCTCTTTTTATTGCTACCATGGATACCAATGGACTTGCTGCCAAAACGCAGCAATTACAG ACAGGAGACCGGATCCTTAGTATCAATGATGTGTCTATGGAGGGAATGACTCATGTCCAAGCTGGAGTCCTGCTGAAGAATGCCCCAGGAACCGTCAGTCTGCAG gtggCAGTGGGTTCTGATGGGTGCAGCACAAAGGACCACAATGATATGCATGCGCGGACGACAAGCCAGTCCAGCAGCCTGCCACGCTTTCACAACAACCTCTC TGCTCGCACGTATAAGACCATCACTCTAGAGAGAGGCTCCTCGGGCCTGGGCTTCAGCATCGTAGGAGGGTTCAGCAGCCCTCACGGAGACCTGCCGATCTACATCAAAACTGTCTTCAACAAG GGGGCGGCCATAGAGGACGGCAGGCTGAAACGTGGCGATCAGATCATTGCCGTGAATGGACATTGTCTGGAGGGCGTGACTCACGCTGAAGCTGTGGACATCCTCAAGAAGACCAAGGGAACTGTAGTCCTAACAGTACTCTCTTGA